TATGAAGTAAGGGGCACCCTTGCAGCATATGATTGGTTCCGCCCTAAAGCTGAGCGCAAACTCTGGCCGAGATTCGTTTGGAAAGACTTTGTGCCACAAAAATATTCATTCACTACATGGCAAGATGTGAAAGGCCGTTTGGAAACTAAGGCAACTAAGGACATGCTTGGATACATGGACATGGATCAAAATTGCCCTCTTTGCAAGTCCAACATTGAGCCGGCCTACCACCACTTTTTGAAGTGCAACAAGACAAGAGAGGTGTGGACAGCTATCAAAGGATGGCTTGGCTTGCGTGTAACGATTAACACCATCCCCAGTGCCATCAAGTGGATGACTAAAAAAAAAGCCTCAGTCGTGATCCGGAAAACTAGAAGACTAGCTCTCATGACAGTAGTAAGTCTCACTTGGAGAACCCAAAACTCCCTGGTCCACGAAGGTACTTCATTCGAGCCCAAACACATAATTTTCGAAGTGAAAAAGTTAGCGTATGCTACTCTTTACACCATTTATCCGCATGACTATGTCCAAATGTACCTTGGT
This portion of the Salvia splendens isolate huo1 chromosome 10, SspV2, whole genome shotgun sequence genome encodes:
- the LOC121752811 gene encoding uncharacterized protein LOC121752811; protein product: MLSVVPQREVIALWAKWYEVRGTLAAYDWFRPKAERKLWPRFVWKDFVPQKYSFTTWQDVKGRLETKATKDMLGYMDMDQNCPLCKSNIEPAYHHFLKCNKTREVWTAIKGWLGLRVTINTIPSAIKWMTKKKASVVIRKTRRLALMTVVSLTWRTQNSLVHEGTSFEPKHIIFEVKKLAYATLYTIYPHDYVQMYLGV